The Streptococcus suis DNA window GGACGTGGATTCAGTCTTCAAAAAGACCACAAACAGTATAATGAAGATATTTTGATTCCAATGTAATTCATTGAAAATTCAAGTTCTTTCTAGTACAATAAAACTAATAGACAGAAAAATAGGAGAAACTATGCTTACAGTATCAGATGTGTCGCTACGTTTCAGCGATCGTAAATTATTCGATGATGTCAACATTAAGTTTACAGCAGGAAATACCTATGGATTGATTGGTGCTAATGGTGCCGGGAAATCTACATTTTTAAAAATCTTAGCAGGAGATATCGAACCAACAACTGGCCATATTTCCCTTGGTCCAGATGAACGACTTTCTGTCCTTCGTCAGAACCATTTCGACTACGAAGATGAACGTGTGATTGACGTCGTTATCATGGGAAATGACCAACTTTACAGCATCATGAAAGAGAAAGATGCCATCTATATGAAGGAAGACTTTTCTGATGAAGATGGTGTCCGAGCTGCCGAGTTAGAAGGTGAATTTGCTGAACTTGGTGGATGGGAAGCTGAAAGCGAAGCTTCACAGTTACTCCAAAACCTCAACATCTCAGAAGACCTTCACTACCAAAATATGAGCGAATTGACAAATGGTGAAAAGGTCAAAGTTCTCTTAGCCAAGGCGCTTTTTGGTAAACCTGATGTTCTTCTTTTGGACGAGCCAACCAACGGTTTAGACATCCAATCCATCAACTGGTTGGAAGACTTCCTCATTGATTTTGAAAATACCGTCATTGTCGTATCCCATGACCGTCACTTCTTAAATAAAGTATGTACACATATGGCTGATCTTGACTTCGGTAAAATCAAGATTTTTGTTGGTAACTACGACTTCTGGAAACAATCAAGTGAGTTGGCTGCCCGTTTACAAGCAGATCGAAATGCAAAGGCAGAAGAAAAAATCAAAGAATTACAAGAATTCGTTGCCCGTTTCTCTGCTAATGCATCTAAATCCAAACAAGCCACTTCACGTAAAAAAATGTTGGATAAAATTGAATTAGAAGAAATCATACCCTCTAGCCGTAAGTATCCATTTATCAACTTCAAATCAGAACGTGAAATCGGTAATGACCTCCTAACAGTTGAAAACTTAAAGGTTGTCATCGATGGTGAAACGATTCTTGACAATATCAACTTTATCTTACGTCCAGGTGACAAGACTGCTCTTATTGGTCAAAACGACATCCAAACAACTGCTCTCATTCGTGCGCTTATGGGCGATATTGAATATGAAGGTACTGTCAAGTGGGGTGTCACTACTAGTCAATCCTACTTACCAAAAGACAATA harbors:
- a CDS encoding ATP-binding cassette domain-containing protein codes for the protein MLTVSDVSLRFSDRKLFDDVNIKFTAGNTYGLIGANGAGKSTFLKILAGDIEPTTGHISLGPDERLSVLRQNHFDYEDERVIDVVIMGNDQLYSIMKEKDAIYMKEDFSDEDGVRAAELEGEFAELGGWEAESEASQLLQNLNISEDLHYQNMSELTNGEKVKVLLAKALFGKPDVLLLDEPTNGLDIQSINWLEDFLIDFENTVIVVSHDRHFLNKVCTHMADLDFGKIKIFVGNYDFWKQSSELAARLQADRNAKAEEKIKELQEFVARFSANASKSKQATSRKKMLDKIELEEIIPSSRKYPFINFKSEREIGNDLLTVENLKVVIDGETILDNINFILRPGDKTALIGQNDIQTTALIRALMGDIEYEGTVKWGVTTSQSYLPKDNTRDFDTNKSILDWLRQFASKEEDDNTFLRGFLGRMLFSGDEVNKPVNVLSGGEKVRVMLSKLMLLKSNVLVLDDPTNHLDLESISSLNDGLKAFKESIIFASHDHEFIQTLANHIIVISKNGVIDRIDETYDEFLENAEVQAKVQELWKA